One Festucalex cinctus isolate MCC-2025b chromosome 1, RoL_Fcin_1.0, whole genome shotgun sequence genomic region harbors:
- the LOC144019426 gene encoding uncharacterized protein LOC144019426 isoform X22: MPRGKAYHRSESNRWKLSERPFDLELRKPRTYARRGTGYRHKVQEWPISTLTGRSHKLVIPAESPDKKFVLLIGDSHLRSIADGYVEMPKGYLDFGVMSTPGANAAELTVEVEHADVPTPDVVCLLAPSNNLTASRTPEEAGVDFYKLLFTVSNRWPNKVFVLDFPPRLNVDVAQQDFFRQEFHRISVRMGIKYLSTVASFPLTKLKLWSKDGVHLSDDHGMNILAQLIWDGANQQLARPASPSTTEGLSRPPSPTFTPKIVVKGKTVVPRGLDPFKWILVGPGGKRKQDEKLERSRGVACKKIKIEEEEEEIVLKECFIPLTPVWFSGEMLEAMNQLVPADLSSRVERRVVPKVVPKGKKEALIAKYGPRVTASKRTLANSQRKLKQSCDVRHKKRKFQHEDVLKECFIPLTRVPLSSATLDAMDEAVPKQSWADVVRYGRRVGASKSLTAQATQSPVVDESLASSSTANEILQEEATQSPVVDESLSSSSTANEALQEEATQSPVVDESLSSSSTAKEALQEEATQSPVVDDSLSSSSTANEALQEELQSKEVSHMQHTPRISPKSIQTKTTGDANKSVRFVLESDITLESLLTDLNTSESHSYTEGSNINPISFGHDRCLNGSFHQGDSRLNHPGKQCMAIAYVGLAKHTISSVFSWCSTDLDEVVVLGDSLYTWLRNNNKISGSNDYLNGDELPKQLVLEGKKIQFENVIIAQGFLSMVNKTKIEEGGGVTLLGGLRTICDEVEACLLTMGCYTSAIICQNGQYAVLDSHARSACGMPDTGGKSVIVYFSRLQDVYGHICNLIKMTCEGQTLFEFSGLRVEQTGSYEKSIEGLEIIVLDSPLLMKSSMSLRTNISKTLKSHDDASFNANVLKSHNSTTLNADVLKSHDATALNTDVQFVGNMPYRNMEISSKIIQRETTIAHTNGSNDNFHPMSLGAPSVSSDGHEETVSQQRKMSLRSSVSKTLKSHDAASLDADIQFVGCVTSKTMQFEPIGKETALAICTRLKLEFEKPDAPESATVGLLGIPCQKEKIVNDGNCFFRAVAQAVSGSQKNHRKIRLAVVKQMESNAVKYKTFLRREYSSVEEYIKKSKMRNVGSWATEVEIQAAADCLGVNIFTYLHDKWLQYSSNSKQGIYLENCNGNHYETVICVHNAQLQSCYGFCKVETSDAKAYNFRWQNIIPASCINLETKTIDTAETIANNYSKYLMEKYKHQKKMKYQDNMLHRQNVRDMSMKAYHQNPEKKKEISMKAYHQNPDKKRKISMKAYHQNPDKKRKISMKAYYQNPDKKRKISMKAYYQNPDKKRKISMKAYYQNPEKKKEISMKAYDQNPEKKKEISMKAYHQNPEKKKEISMKAYHQNPLLKEKKKERSINKYRQNTLHKGKVKEMSIKKYRQNTLHKEKVKEMSIKKYRQNTLHKEKVKEISIKKYRQNAFHKEKVKEMSIKKYRQNAFHKEKVKEMSIKKYRQNALHRQNVKLRSTNKYHNNPEHKKNVKVANKLRMQNFKEKLNQFDFVMENFLDKVKNGPEFVCSVCHRLMFKRQVSYCKRDHYKKMSSAIELIANKCITEEYLHKCNEDCVVPCKVLESARGQLWICFTCNSKIMKGEIPPECVINNLTVQPIPPKLSCLNSLEQHLIALHIPFMKMLALPKGGQNGVHGPVTCVPANIVQTNNLLPRSNMEGSLLPVKLKRKITYKGHYEYQFVDTMRIRQALQYLKQTNVHYKDIHFNEAWINEFCRKQDEVVENVNNTHVGSGEKSAGVEDELLHDRQQHCMFQDTCLMPVDIGQEALDQYFDNVLNLAPAEGNNPVKLLSDHTNEAKCFPVLFPQGQNTYYDSRPYRLTLARYFNNRILHADGRFAQNVEYIFFAQYMVEIEQVMSNVSIALRKGNKGQTCQRLSDDLLNNEESLKTLLQCDEGYRFLKPIRGTPAFWQKVQRDLIACVRQLGVPTWFCSFSSADLRWQTLLYSILKTEGRTQTVEDLEWADKCELLRHNPVAAARYFDFRWHIFLREVIMSDSNPIGKILDYFHRVEFQQRGSPHTHCFFWIFKAPQIDKNTDEEVCEFIDKYVTCELPSDDESLLDTVKSVQEHSKQHTKTCKKKGTDCRFHYPKPASLRTFICRCKTDEHGKTQCKCKEDNTANVAECTCENEGQKHPAPAKEIMKAIKTALSDKNASYNTVEDLFESLGIDQAMFEDAYQCISRNTHVVLKRDVNEVWVNPYNKSLLKCWNANMDIQFVIDAYACIVYIISYISKSEREMGLLLSNAQREAAKEGNISAKDALKNLGSVYLHNREVCAQEAVYRLTNMHLKECSRKVVFVPTGDNQVKMSLPLNVLRQKAASQNLTTEDMWMTSNVDRYQNRPNDLAFNDMCMATFASEYRVLSKNEKSKNRIKLNNDYGFITKRTRTKPAVVRYMRFSETKNPESFYQSMLQLFLPYRVEAQLKPPNCELFEQFYKNGQMMFSDGSRHSVKSVVDLNRSKFEIEANELETVQNMIDSDGVLENAWCELFPEQELERLECEEERKNKDQTVDEHVENIPDLAVSNQKIAHLEKRNNILSRSDGLALIRSLNETQLSVFYQIRQWCLEKVAGKNPDPLHVFITGGAGTGKSHLIKAIQYEATRLLSTLCRLPDNICVLITAPTGIAAYNLHASTIHHTFSIGKDCRLPYTPLGEEKLNSLRANYSDLQLLIIDEISMVDHKMLSYIHGRLRQIKQTGDLYPFGKVSVIAVGDFFQLPPVKGKPLYVDDVGFNLWFDRFRVVELTDIVRQKDHVFAELLNRIRTRSKGSPMLKTDIEALKRCETGEESTALHIFPTNKQVNEYNIQQLIKICPEYIEIGAQDFVLNKKNGKLELKSRHHANANDTCLAEKLLLGKDARVMLCKNVDVTDGLVNGVCGTVTHIVTSPNERFPQKVYVKFDDDQVGAQRRKQSAGSNPSVSMGSTAVEPEEERVTKQGGLRRQFPLKLAWACTIHKVQGITVDKVVVSLKKVFSAGQAYVALSRVTSLPGLVIQDFEDKALYCKDNIKDAIESMPKFLVENMTKPNLNTHTFSVFMMNVQNLPCHVADLVLRTQHLQLNCIAVTETWLPDAFSLETVKIDGYSFHSAPRSLAYSGNNPTLVALQQQQHGGVGMYVEHNTEYHILKLPNVNLECLAYQCVTYNILVAIIYRPPSYPMFLFKENFGKLLDWLDPLSNTIAIMGDFNEDLLKSSTIHKLVTDKGYTQLVTQPTTEKGTLIDHVYVKTTNYDVQSIVLPTYFSDHEGVLCSFTSK; encoded by the exons GAAGAGGCAGGAGTGGATTTCTACAAACTCCTTTTCACTGTCTCAAATCGTTGGCCTAATAAG GTGTTTGTTCTGGACTTTCCTCCGCGTCTTAACGTGGATGTGGCTCAACAGGATTTCTTCCGTCAGGAGTTTCATCGCATCTCAGTGCGAATGG ggatCAAGTACTTGTCTACTGTTGCGTCCTTCCCGTTGACGAAGTTGAAGCTGTGGAGCAAAGATGGT GTCCACTTGAGTGATGATCATGGGATGAACATCCTTGCACAGTTGATTTGGGATGGTGCCAATCag CAACTTGCAAGACCTGCATCACCATCCACCACAGAAGGTCTTTCAAGGCCACCATCACCAACATTTACTCCTAAGATTGTGGTGAAGGGAAAGACTGTGGTTCCGCGTGGACTTGACCCTTTCAAGTGGATTCTTGTTGGACCAGGCGGGAAG AGGAAACAAGATGAGAAACTTGAGCGCTCCCGTGGTGTGGCTTGCAAAAAGATCAAgattgaggaagaggaggaagag ATTGTGCTTAAGGAGTGTTTCATCCCTCTGACCCCAGTTTGGTTCAGTGGTGAAATGTTGGAAGCAATGAATCAGTTAGTTCCTGCAGATCTCTCGAGCCGTGTGGAGCGCAGAGTGGTTCCAAAAGTGGTTCCAAAGGGGAAAAAG gaAGCGTTGATTGCAAAATATGGCCCCAGGGTTACTGCTTCCAAGAGGACACTGGCAAATTCGCAG AGGAAACTTAAGCAGTCCTGCGATGTGCGCCACAAAAAGAGGAAGTTTCAGCACGAG GATGTGCTGAAGGAATGTTTCATCCCTCTGACCAGAGTTCCGCTCAGCAGTGCAACTTTGGATGCGATGGATGAGGCTGTTCCAAAG caatCTTGGGCAGATGTTGTACGATATGGCCGCAGGGTTGGTGCTTCCAAGAGTCTGACGGCACag gcaaCACAAAGCCCAGTGGTGGATGAGAGTCTGGCTTCTTCCAGTACTGCGAATGAGATtctgcaggaggag gcaaCACAAAGCCCAGTGGTCGATGAGAGTCTGTCTTCTTCCAGTACTGCGAATGAGGCtctgcaggaggag gcaACACAAAGCCCAGTGGTGGATGAGAGTCTGTCTTCTTCCAGTACTGCGAAAGAGGCtctgcaggaggag gcaaCACAAAGCCCAGTGGTGGATGACAGTCTGTCTTCTTCCAGTACTGCGAATGAG GCtctgcaggaggag TTGCAGAGCAAGGAGGTTTCCCACATGCAGCATACGCCCAGGATCAGTCCCAAGAGCATCCAAACTAAGACTACAGGTGACGCTAATAAATCTGTGCGCTTCGTTTTGGAGTCAGATATTACACTTGAATCACTGCTGACTGATTTGAATACATCTGAGAGTCATTCATACACTGAGGGTTCCAACATCAATCCAATTTCCTTTGGTCATGACAGATGTTTGAATGGATCTTTTCATCAGGGAGACAGTCGGTTGAACCATCCGGGCAAGCAGTGTATGGCTATAGCTTATGTGGGTCTAGCAAAGCACACGATTAGCAGTGTGTTTTCATGGTGCTCCACAGATTTAGACGAAGTTGTTGTTTTAGGTGACAGTTTGTACACGTGGTTgcgcaacaacaacaagatcAGCGGGTCTAATGATTATTTAAATGGTGACGAATTACCCAAGCAGCTTGTTCTTGAAGGAAAGAAAATTCagtttgaaaatgtaattataGCACAGGGTTTTCTATCCATGGTAAACAAAACCAAGATTGAGGAGGGTGGAGGTGTCACTCTTTTAGGTGGACTGCGTACGATTTGTGATGAAGTTGAGGCGTGTTTGCTGACAATGGGCTGTTATACATCTGCTATTATTTGTCAAAACGGACAATATGCAGTGTTGGATTCCCACGCCCGCAGCGCCTGTGGAATGCCAGATACTGGCGGTAAAAGTGTCATTGTTTACTTTAGTCGCCTTCAAGATGTTTATGGTCATATATGtaatttgatcaaaatgacctgtgaaggtcaaacattgttCGAGTTTTCAGGTTTGCGTGTTGAACAGACGGGCTCATATGAAAAGTCTATTGAGGGTCTTGAAATAATTGTATTGGATTCTCCTCTATTAATGAAATCAAGTATGTCATTGAGAACTAACATTTCAAAGACACTGAAAAGTCATGATGACGCTTCATTTAATGCAAATGTACTGAAAAGTCATAATTCCACTACACTTAATGCAGATGTACTAAAAAGTCATGATGCCACTGCACTTAATACAGACGTTCAGTTTGTGGGTAATATGCCTTATAGAAACATGGAAATCAGTTCCAAAATTATCCAAAGAGAGACCACTATTGCACACACTAATGGATCCAATGATAATTTCCATCCAATGTCCTTGGGAGCACCAAGTGTTTCTTCAGATGGTCATGAAGAGACTGTATCGCAACAACGTAAGATGTCATTGAGAAGTAGCGTTTCAAAGACATTGAAAAGTCATGATGCCGCTTCTCTCGATGCAGACATTCAGTTTGTGGGTTGTGTGACTTCTAAAACCATGCAGTTTGAGCCTATTGGTAAAGAAACTGCACTAGCAATATGTACACGGCTTAAATTGGAGTTTGAGAAACCGGATGCACCCGAGTCTGCAACTGTTGGTTTATTAGGAATCCCATGCCAAAAAGAGAAAATTGTGAATGATGGGAACTGTTTCTTTCGAGCAGTCGCTCAAGCTGTGAGTGGCTCACAAAAGAACCACAGAAAAATCAGACTAGCGGTTGTTAAACAAATGGAATCTAATGCAGTTaagtataaaacatttttaagacgCGAATACTCTTCAGTGGAagagtatataaaaaaatcaaaaatgcgAAACGTTGGTAGTTGGGCTACTGAAGTAGAGATCCAGGCAGCGGCAGATTGTTTAGGAgttaatatatttacatatttacatgACAAGTGGCTACAATATAGTTCAAACTCAAAACAGGGAATTTATTTGGAAAATTGCAACGGTAATCATTATGAAACAGTTATATGTGTACATAATGCTCAACTGCAGAGCTGTTACGGTTTCTGTAAAGTTGAAACATCCGACGCCAAAGCATACAATTTCCGGTGGCAAAATATAATCCCAGCTTCATGCATAAATTTAGAAACTAAGACAATAGACACTGCTGAGActattgccaataattattccAAGTACTTGATGGAGAAATACAAACatcaaaagaaaatgaaatatcAGGATAACATGTTGCACAGGCAAAATGTTAGGGACATGAGTATGAAGGCATATCAccaaaatccagaaaaaaagaaggaaatcaGTATGAAGGCATATCACCAAAATCCAGACAAAAAGCGGAAAATCAGTATGAAGGCATATCACCAAAATCCAGACAAAAAGCGGAAAATCAGTATGAAGGCATATTACCAAAATCCAGACAAAAAGCGGAAAATCAGTATGAAGGCATATTACCAAAATCCAGACAAAAAGCGGAAAATCAGTATGAAGGCATATTAccaaaatccagaaaaaaagaaggaaatcaGTATGAAGGCATATGAccaaaatccagaaaaaaagaaggaaatcaGTATGAAGGCATATCAccaaaatccagaaaaaaagaaggaaatcaGTATGAAGGCATATCACCAAAATCCTTtgcttaaagaaaaaaagaaagaaaggagcaTAAATAAATATCGCCAAAACACATTACATAAAggaaaagtgaaagaaatgagcATAAAGAAATATCGCCAAAACACATTACataaagaaaaagtgaaagaaatgagcATAAAGAAATATCGCCAAAACACATTACataaagaaaaagtgaaagaaataaGCATAAAGAAATATCGCCAAAACGCATTCCataaagaaaaagtgaaagaaatgagcATAAAGAAATATCGCCAAAACGCATTCCataaagaaaaagtgaaagaaatgagcATAAAGAAATATCGCCAAAACGCATTGCACAGGCAAAATGTCAAACTCAGAAGTACAAACAAATACCATAATAATCCTGAACAcaagaaaaatgtaaaagtaGCCAACAAATTGAGGATGcaaaattttaaagaaaagttAAATCAGTTTGATTTCGTGATGGAAAATTTTCTTGATAAAGTTAAAAATGGGCCAGAATTTGTGTGTAGTGTCTGCCATAGATTGATGTTTAAACGTCAGGTTTCATACTGTAAAAGGGATCATTATAAAAAAATGAGTAGCGCAATAGAGTTAATAGCAAACAAATGCATAACTGAAGAATATTTACACAAATGTAATGAGGACTGTGTAGTGCCATGCAAAGTGTTAGAGTCAGCTAGAGGGCAGCTTTGGATTTGCTTCACATGTAATAGTAAGATTATGAAAGGTGAAATACCTCCTGAATGCGTAATTAACAACTTGACAGTTCAACCAATTCCACCCAAATTATCATGTTTGAATAGCTTGGAACAACATTTGATTGCTTTACATATACCATTTATGAAAATGCTAGCATTACCTAAAGGCGGGCAAAATGGAGTACATGGACCAGTGACATGTGTTCCAGCAAATATTGTGCAAACAAACAACTTACTGCCTCGTTCTAATATGGAAGGGTCTTTATTGCCTGTAAAACTGAAGCGTAAGATAACATATAAAGGTCATTATGAATATCAATTTGTTGACACGATGCGCATACGACAGGcgttacagtatttaaaacaaacaaatgttcatTATAAAGATATACATTTTAATGAAGCCTGGATAAATGAGTTTTGTAGAAAACAGGACGAAGTTGTTGAAAATGTCAATAATACTCACGTTGGAAGTGGCGAAAAATCTGCAGGTGTTGAAGACGAGCTTTTGCATGATAGACAGCAACATTGTATGTTCCAAGACACCTGTCTAatgcctgttgatattggtcaggaAGCGCTCGATCAGTACTTTGACAATGTATTGAATTTGGCACCAGCAGAAGGGAATAATCCAGTTAAACTTCTTTCTGACCATACAAATGAAGCCAAATGCTTCCCAGTGCTATTTCCACAAGGGCAAAATACATACTATGATAGTAGACCATATCGACTTACACTGGCGCGTTACTTCAATAACAGAATTTTACATGCTGATGGTAGGTTTgcacaaaatgttgaatatatCTTTTTTGCCCAGTACATGGTTGAGATTGAACAGGTTATGTCTAATGTCTCCATAGCATTGCGCAAAGGAAACAAAGGTCAAACATGTCAAAGGCTGAGCGATGATCTGTTGAACAATGAAGAATCTTTGAAAACGTTATTGCAGTGTGATGAAGGTTATCGTTTCCTTAAACCTATAAGAGGTACCCCTGCTTTTTGGCAGAAAGTACAACGAGACCTGATTGCCTGTGTTCGTCAgcttggtgttcctacctggttttgttcattttcttcaGCTGATCTGCGATGGCAAACCCTtctctacagtattttgaaaacCGAAGGTAGAACACAGACAGTGGAAGACTTGGAATGGGCAGACAAATGTGAACTTCTGCGTCACAATCCTGTTGCTGCAGCAAGATATTTTGATTTTCGGTGGCATATCTTTTTGCGAGAGGTGATTATGTCAGATTCAAATCCAATTGGTAAAATCCTGGATTACTTTCATAGGGTGGAATTTCAACAACGTGGTTCACCTCATACTCATTGCTTTTTTTGGATTTTCAAAGCTCCACAGattgacaaaaacacagatgaagAAGTCTGTGAATTTATAGACAAATATGTAACGTGTGAATTACCTTCAGATGATGAGTCATTGTTAGACACAGTCAAATCTGTGCAGGAGCATTCAAAGCAACatacaaaaacgtgtaaaaagaAAGGCACAGATTGTCGTTTTCATTATCCCAAGCCAGCATCTCTTAGGACGTTTATTTGTCGATGCAAAACTGATGAACATGGCAAAACTCAATGCAAGTGTAAGGAAGACAACACAGCTAATGTAGCCGAATGTACATGTGAAAATGAAGGTCAGAAACATCCTGCCCCAGCAAAAGAAATTATGAAAGCAATTAAGACTGCTCTTTCTGATAAAAATGCAAGCTACAACACTGTTGAAGATTTGTTTGAAAGCCTCGGTATAGATCAAGCAATGTTTGAAGATGCATATCAATGCATTAGTCGAAATACACACGTTGTTCTGAAAAGGGATGTAAACGAGGTTTGGGTAAATCCTTACAACAAGTCACTGCTAAAATGTTGGAATGCAAACATGGACATACAGTTCGTTATTGATGCATACGCATGCATAGTATACATTATTTCTTACATTTCAAAGTCAGAACGAGAAATGGGACTACTGTTAAGTAATGCACAAAGAGAAGCAGCAAAAGagggaaatatttcagccaaggATGCCTTGAAAAATCTGGGCAGTGTGTACCTACATAACCGAGAGGTGTGCGCTCAAGAGGCAGTTTACCGCTTAACAAATATGCATCTGAAGGAATGCTCAAGGAAAGTTGTATTTGTACCAACAGGGGACAATCAAGTGAAAATGAGTTTGCCTTTAAATGTGTTAAGACAAAAGGCGGCATCACAAAATCTTACCACGGAAGACATGTGGATGACCAGTAATGTTGACCGGTATCAAAATAGACCAAATGACCTTGCATTTAACGATATGTGTATGGCGACATTTGCatcagaatatcgtgttttGAGTAAGAATGAGAAATCCAAAAACCGAATTAAACTAAACAATGATTATGGTTTCATCACTAAAAGAACACGTACAAAACCCGCAGTAGTTCGTTATATGCGCTTTTCTGAGACTAAAAATCCAGAGTCGTTTTATCAAAGCATGCTGCAGTTGTTTTTGCCATATCGGGTAGAAGCGCAGCTAAAACCTCCAAACTGTGAGTTATTTGAACAGTTTTATAAAAATGGTCAAATGATGTTCAGTGATGGTTCAAGACATTCTGTCAAGTCGGTTGTCGATTTGAACAGAAGTAAATTTGAAATTGAAGCAAATGAATTGGAAACTGTCCAGAATATGATTGATTCTGATGGGGTTTTAGAAAATGCCTGGTGTGAGCTGTTTCCTGAGCAAGAGCTAGAGCGGTTAGAATGTGAGGAGGAACGGAAAAACAAAGACCAGACCGTTGACGAACATGTAGAAAATATTCCTGATTTAGCTGTAAGTAACCAAAAAATTGCACATTTGGAAAAGCGAAATAACATCTTGAGCAGAAGTGACGGCTTGGCTTTAATTCGATCTctcaacgagacacagctgtcTGTTTTCTATCAGATTCGACAGTGGTGTTTAGAAAAGGTTGCAGGGAAAAATCCTGATCCATTACATGTATTCATTACAGGTGGTGCCGGGACAGGAAAAAGCCACCTAATAAAAGCTATTCAGTATGAAGCAACAAGATTGTTGTCAACACTCTGCCGCCTTCCTGACAACATTTGTGTTTTGATAACTGCTCCAACAGGAATTGCTGCATACAAtttgcatgcatcaactattcATCACACATTTAGCATCGGCAAAGATTGTCGCTTACCTTACACACCATTGGGGGAAGAAAAGCTCAACTCCTTACGTGCTAACTATAGTGATTTACAGCTGCTCATAATTGATGAAATATCAATGGTTGATCACAAAATGCTATCATACATTCATGGCAGATTAAgacaaattaaacaaaccggTGACCTTTACCCCTTTGGTAAAGTAAGCGTAATTGCTGTTGGAGATTTTTTCCAACTACCTCCAGTAAAAGGAAAACCTCTGTATGTAGATGATGTCGGTTTTAACTTGTGGTTTGATCGATTTAGAGTTGTGGAACTGACAGACATCGTCAGGCAGAAAGACCACGTGTTTGCCGAGTTGCTGAACAGAATAAGAACTCGTTCCAAAGGTTCCCCAATGTTAAAAACTGACATTGAAGCACTGAAACGGTGCGAAACTGGCGAAGAAAGCACAGCATTGCACATATTTCctacaaacaaacaagtaaACGAATACAACATTCAGCAGCTAATCAAAATTTGTCCTGAATATATCGAGATAGGTGCTCAGGATTTtgtacttaataaaaaaaacgggaaACTTGAGTTAAAAAGTCGACATCACGCTAACGCTAATGACACATGTTTGGCAGAAAAGTTATTGTTGGGAAAAGATGCACGCGTAATGTTGTGTAAGAACGTGGACGTTACTGATGGTCTGGTTAATGGCGTATGTGGAACTGTAACACATATTGTTACTTCTCCGAATGAGAGGTTTCCTCAAAAAGTGTATGTGAAATTTGATGATGATCAAGTTGGTGCACAGAGGAGGAAACAATCTGCAGGTTCCAATCCATCTGTTTCAATGGGTTCCACTGCTGTTGAACCAGAGGAAGAACGGGTCACAAAACAAGGTGGTTTGCGCCGACAATTTCCTCTTAAACTTGCCTGGGCTTGCACAATACATAAAGTACAAGGAATTACAGTTGACAAAGTTGTAGTGTCCctcaaaaaagtattttctgcaGGACAGGCATATGTGGCTCTAAGTCGTGTTACCAGTCTGCCCGGGTTGGTAATTCAAGATTTTGAAGATAAAGCTCTCTATTGCAAGGATAACATTAAGGATGCAATTGAGAGTATGCCCAAATTCCTGgttgaaaacatgacaaaacccAATCTCAACACGCATACTTTTTCTGTGTTTATGATGAATGTGCAAAATTTGCCTTGTCATGTTGCAGATTTAGTATTGCGCACACAGCATTTGCAGCTTAACTGTATTGCTGTTACAGAAACATGGCTACCTGATGCTTTTTCATTGGAAACCGTGAAAATTGATGGTTACAGTTTTCATAGCGCACCACGCAGTTTGGCATACAGTGGCAACAACCCCACTTTGGTTGctttgcaacaacaacaacatggtgGTGTTGGCATGTATGTTGAACACAATACAGAATATCACATTCTCAAACTACCAAATGTCAATTTGGAGTGTTTGGCTTACCAATGTgttacatacaacatattggtGGCAATCATTTATCGACCACCATCATatcccatgtttttatttaaagaaaattttGGCAAGTTACTTGATTGGCTCGATCCTCTCAGTAACACAATTGCGATCATGGGAGATTTTAATGAAGACCTTCTGAAATCATCCACAATCCACAAATTGGTAACAGACAAAGGATACACTCAGCTTGTCACACAACCCACAACAGAAAAAGGTACACTAATTGATCATGTGTATGTTAAAACAACAAATTATGATGTACAATCAATTGTGTTACCGACGTATTTCAGTGATCACGAAGGGGTTTTATGTTCGTTTACAAGTAAATGA